The following are encoded together in the Pedobacter sp. D749 genome:
- a CDS encoding sugar-binding domain-containing protein: protein MHKQVHRVFKVLIGIAFVFLSITQTHAQNISLAGKWRFKIDAKDEGIKGKWYSTILPESVHLPGSMAENLKGDNITLKTKWTGSIYDSSYFFHPRLEKYRKPGNLKMPFWLTPAKHYTGAAWYQKDILIPSSWKGKRMVISLEYPHSETRVWIDDIEIGTQYTFVVAQNFELPANLKAGKHTITLLIDNRIKAINVGQDSHSLTDHTQGNWNGVVGKMEVTAGSPVYFEDIQVYPDLKKKSAKVKIQLKASANQSSAGKIILSASSFNTKNILQVKPVTATYEITNGEGSLEIDLPMGDKIATWDEFNPALYRLTATLLSKDGKKDEKKVQFGMREFKAVGRTFEINGRPVFLRGTVNNCEFPLTGYPSMDVAAWVRIFKISKAHGLNHMRFHSFCPPEAAFIAADQIGFYLQPEGPSWANHGTSIGDGKPIDQFIYDETNRMTKNYGNYASFCMMAYGNEPRGRQVEYLTKFNNYWKAKDSRRLYTGASVGGSWPVIPNNEFMVRAGARGLDWGRKPETISIYAKQIEQFTVPFVAHEMGQYCAFPNFDEIKKYTGVYRAKNFEMFQEDLKDHDMADQGHDFLMASGKLQALCYKNEIEKALRTPNYNGYQLLSLNDYPGQGTALVGVLDAFWDEKGYITAKEFKRFSNSTVPLLKVSKFVFTNNETLEAAVEVAHFGQAPIENAKLSWTLNDERGVNVVKGNFSPKTLNITNCIAIGEIKFPLNGITKAAKLKLEVTIDGTEFANDWSFWVYPAKLQAVKSNVYYCTSLDDQARSVLADGGNVFLNAAGKVVKGKEVVQTFLPVFWNTSWFKMRPPHTLGILCDPKHAAFKNFPTDYHSDMQWWEIVNKSQVMNLEDFPSGFKPIIQPIDTWFLNRRLALVFEARVGKGKLVVSSANLSPDLKDTPAAQQLYFSLQQYMMSDQFNPKYEVAFNTVKDIFESPSKIQFDTFTKDSPDELKPKPNSN from the coding sequence ATGCATAAACAGGTTCATCGGGTTTTCAAAGTGCTGATAGGCATTGCTTTCGTATTTTTAAGCATTACGCAAACACATGCCCAAAACATTTCGCTTGCAGGTAAATGGCGTTTCAAAATTGATGCTAAAGACGAAGGTATTAAAGGAAAATGGTATTCCACCATTCTTCCAGAATCTGTTCATCTGCCAGGCTCAATGGCCGAAAACCTAAAGGGCGACAACATTACCTTAAAAACAAAATGGACCGGAAGTATTTACGATAGCTCGTACTTTTTTCATCCCCGCTTAGAAAAATATCGAAAACCTGGTAACCTGAAAATGCCTTTCTGGTTAACCCCCGCCAAACATTATACTGGCGCAGCATGGTACCAGAAAGATATCTTAATTCCATCCAGTTGGAAAGGTAAAAGAATGGTGATATCTCTGGAATACCCCCATTCGGAAACAAGGGTTTGGATAGACGATATTGAGATCGGAACACAGTATACCTTTGTGGTTGCGCAGAATTTTGAACTCCCGGCAAATTTAAAGGCAGGAAAACATACCATTACTTTATTAATCGATAATCGTATCAAAGCGATTAATGTTGGGCAAGATTCACATAGTTTAACCGACCATACCCAAGGTAACTGGAATGGTGTGGTAGGTAAAATGGAGGTAACTGCCGGTTCGCCAGTGTATTTTGAAGATATCCAGGTTTACCCTGATTTAAAGAAAAAGTCAGCGAAGGTTAAAATCCAGTTGAAAGCCAGTGCCAATCAATCTTCTGCAGGAAAAATTATACTTTCTGCCAGCAGTTTCAATACCAAAAATATCCTGCAGGTAAAACCGGTAACAGCAACTTATGAGATCACAAACGGCGAAGGTAGCTTAGAAATCGATTTGCCAATGGGCGATAAAATAGCCACCTGGGATGAGTTCAATCCGGCATTGTACCGTTTAACAGCAACTTTACTATCGAAAGATGGCAAAAAAGACGAGAAAAAAGTGCAATTCGGCATGCGCGAGTTTAAAGCTGTAGGCCGAACTTTTGAAATTAACGGTCGTCCGGTTTTTTTACGCGGTACGGTTAACAATTGCGAATTTCCGTTAACAGGTTATCCGTCAATGGATGTTGCCGCATGGGTACGCATTTTTAAAATTTCGAAGGCTCATGGGTTAAACCACATGCGTTTCCATTCGTTTTGTCCGCCTGAAGCTGCTTTTATCGCTGCAGATCAAATCGGCTTTTACCTTCAGCCAGAGGGACCAAGCTGGGCCAATCATGGTACTTCTATCGGAGATGGAAAACCGATCGATCAGTTTATTTATGATGAAACCAACCGCATGACTAAAAACTATGGCAATTATGCATCCTTTTGTATGATGGCCTATGGTAACGAACCGCGCGGCAGACAGGTTGAATATCTTACTAAGTTTAATAATTATTGGAAAGCTAAAGATTCGAGAAGATTATATACAGGCGCGTCAGTTGGTGGTAGCTGGCCGGTTATTCCAAACAACGAATTTATGGTACGTGCAGGTGCCAGGGGGTTAGACTGGGGCAGAAAACCAGAGACTATTTCTATTTATGCCAAACAGATCGAGCAGTTTACAGTGCCTTTTGTAGCACATGAAATGGGACAGTATTGTGCTTTCCCAAATTTCGATGAAATAAAAAAATACACGGGTGTTTATCGTGCAAAAAACTTCGAGATGTTTCAGGAAGATCTCAAAGACCACGATATGGCCGATCAGGGGCACGATTTTTTAATGGCTTCGGGTAAATTACAAGCCCTTTGTTATAAAAATGAAATCGAAAAGGCATTACGCACACCAAATTACAATGGCTACCAGTTATTATCGCTAAATGATTATCCAGGGCAGGGAACAGCACTTGTTGGTGTTCTGGATGCCTTCTGGGATGAGAAAGGTTATATTACCGCTAAGGAATTTAAACGCTTTTCTAATAGCACGGTGCCTTTGCTAAAAGTTTCAAAATTTGTTTTTACCAATAACGAAACCTTAGAAGCTGCTGTAGAAGTGGCACATTTCGGGCAAGCGCCAATTGAAAATGCAAAACTCTCGTGGACCCTCAACGATGAAAGAGGAGTAAATGTGGTCAAAGGTAATTTTAGCCCTAAAACGCTCAATATTACCAATTGTATTGCGATCGGAGAAATCAAATTCCCCCTAAATGGTATTACAAAAGCAGCAAAACTGAAACTGGAAGTTACCATTGATGGAACTGAATTTGCGAACGATTGGAGCTTTTGGGTTTATCCTGCGAAATTGCAAGCGGTTAAGAGCAACGTATACTATTGCACCAGTTTAGATGATCAAGCCCGGTCCGTTTTAGCAGATGGTGGCAATGTTTTTCTCAATGCAGCTGGCAAAGTAGTAAAAGGAAAAGAAGTAGTGCAAACCTTTCTTCCTGTTTTCTGGAATACCTCATGGTTTAAAATGCGTCCACCACATACTTTAGGGATTTTATGTGATCCAAAACATGCTGCTTTTAAAAATTTTCCAACGGATTATCATAGTGATATGCAATGGTGGGAAATTGTAAACAAATCGCAGGTAATGAACCTCGAAGATTTTCCCTCTGGATTTAAGCCAATTATTCAACCGATAGATACCTGGTTTTTGAACCGCCGTTTGGCATTGGTTTTCGAAGCGAGGGTAGGTAAGGGGAAACTTGTGGTTTCTAGCGCTAATCTCTCACCTGATTTAAAAGATACTCCTGCTGCGCAACAACTTTATTTCAGCTTGCAGCAATATATGATGTCTGATCAGTTTAATCCAAAATATGAAGTGGCTTTTAATACCGTGAAAGATATTTTCGAAAGTCCGTCGAAAATTCAGTTCGATACCTTTACAAAAGATAGTCCGGATGAGTTAAAACCAAAACCTAATTCCAATTAA
- a CDS encoding alpha-N-arabinofuranosidase — MKKLLLSAALFCSSILVHAQNETQLTIKPAGDQVVSKHIYGHFSEHLGRCIYDGFWVDENSTIPNKGRIRLDIVEALKKIKVPNLRWPGGCFADEYHWRDGIGPRNQRPKMVNTNWGGVTEDNSFGTHEFLDLCQMLDCEPYIAGNVGSGTVEEMAKWVEYLNFDGVSPMTAIRSQNGREKPWKVSFWGVGNESWGCGGNMTPAYYSDLYRRYATYARNYPGAPLKRIASGANSGDYNWTETCMKNIGDQMWGLTLHYYTIPTGNWSKKGSATKFDEAQYFSTMKNCLHMEELVSKHSAIMDKYDPKKKVALVVDEWGIWTDVEPGTNPGFLYQQNSLRDALIAGTTLNIFNNHSDRVKMANLAQTVNVLQALILTEKDKMILTPTYHVFDLYKVHQDAKYLPIAFTSPDYVVGDQKIPALNVSASQDASGAIHISLVNLDPNKKIALSTVLDGLKWSTVTGQILTSAKLTDVNTFNDLNKVHNVKFTGAKKSGNSLKVELPAQSVVVLELK; from the coding sequence ATGAAAAAACTTCTCTTATCTGCAGCCCTATTCTGCAGTTCGATTTTAGTGCATGCACAAAATGAAACCCAGTTAACCATTAAACCTGCAGGCGATCAAGTGGTGAGCAAGCACATTTATGGTCATTTTTCCGAACATTTGGGCCGCTGTATTTATGATGGCTTTTGGGTGGATGAAAATTCGACAATCCCTAATAAAGGTAGAATAAGATTAGATATTGTTGAGGCATTAAAAAAGATAAAAGTTCCGAACCTGCGCTGGCCGGGAGGTTGTTTTGCTGATGAATACCATTGGAGAGATGGCATTGGACCGAGAAACCAACGTCCGAAGATGGTTAACACCAATTGGGGCGGTGTAACAGAAGACAATAGTTTTGGCACACACGAATTTCTGGATCTTTGCCAGATGCTTGATTGCGAACCTTACATTGCAGGTAATGTAGGCAGCGGAACTGTTGAAGAAATGGCCAAATGGGTAGAATATCTGAATTTTGATGGCGTAAGCCCGATGACGGCCATTCGCAGCCAAAACGGAAGAGAAAAACCATGGAAAGTTTCTTTCTGGGGTGTAGGTAACGAAAGTTGGGGTTGCGGTGGAAACATGACACCTGCTTATTATTCTGATTTATACCGCAGATATGCCACTTATGCACGCAACTATCCGGGTGCTCCGTTAAAAAGAATTGCCAGTGGGGCTAATTCAGGTGATTACAACTGGACTGAAACCTGTATGAAAAATATTGGCGATCAAATGTGGGGATTAACTTTACACTATTACACCATCCCAACAGGAAACTGGAGCAAAAAAGGATCGGCTACCAAATTTGATGAAGCACAATACTTTTCGACCATGAAAAACTGCTTACATATGGAAGAACTGGTTAGCAAACACTCCGCGATAATGGATAAATACGATCCTAAAAAGAAAGTTGCTTTAGTGGTTGATGAATGGGGAATCTGGACAGATGTGGAACCTGGAACTAACCCTGGTTTCTTGTATCAGCAGAACAGTTTACGCGATGCTTTAATTGCAGGAACGACCTTAAACATCTTCAATAACCATTCCGATCGTGTTAAAATGGCTAACCTGGCACAAACTGTAAATGTACTACAGGCTTTAATCCTGACAGAAAAAGACAAGATGATCCTTACCCCTACTTATCATGTTTTTGATCTGTACAAGGTGCACCAGGATGCCAAATACCTACCGATTGCCTTTACCAGCCCTGATTATGTTGTAGGTGATCAAAAAATCCCGGCCTTAAACGTTTCTGCTTCGCAGGATGCGAGTGGTGCCATCCATATTTCTCTGGTTAATTTAGATCCTAACAAAAAAATTGCCCTGAGTACGGTTTTAGATGGCTTGAAATGGAGCACAGTTACAGGACAGATTTTAACTTCAGCTAAACTAACTGATGTAAATACATTTAACGATTTGAACAAAGTACACAATGTAAAATTTACGGGCGCAAAAAAATCAGGCAATTCATTAAAAGTAGAATTACCTGCTCAATCTGTTGTTGTACTGGAACTAAAATAA
- a CDS encoding rhamnogalacturonan lyase, with protein MTKTITFSCFIICSFFATQLFGQRQMEKLGRGVIAVRQNNDSVYVGWRMLGADADEIAFNLYRKSGNNEAIKLNHDPITRSTNFVDAGVKFDLPNSYFVKPILKGIELEASKPFRLPAKSPIQQYLTIPLKTPAGYTPNDASVGDLDGDGEYEIVLHQTGRSKDNSSNGITDPPIFQAYKLDGTFLWEINLGKNIREGAHYTQFMVYDLDGDGIAEMVCKTADGTIDGKGKVIGDATKYWRNANGKILDGPEFLTVFSGKTGEALATTDYIPARGNIGAWGGKGGNGKNDNSGNRVDRFNACVAYLDGIHPSVVMCRGYYGRTVLAAWDWRNGKLISRWVFDSKDAKNAFSGQGNHNLTVADVDGDGKDEIIYGSMCVDDNGKGLYTTGLRHGDAIHVSDLDPEHPGLEVFGIHEIEEGTKGPGVAVYDAKTGKILWKGSPDEDVGRGVADNIDNSRFGAQMWWSGSNGLYDIKGNRIGDQPRSTNFLIYWDGDLSRELLDANHIDKYNGGRLFTADGAVANNGTKSTPALSADIFGDWREELILRSYDNQSLRIYTTTIPTAHRNYTLMHDPQYRLSIAWQNDGYNQPPHTGFYFGFGMKKAPKPNITLVEPQK; from the coding sequence ATGACCAAAACCATTACATTTTCCTGCTTCATAATCTGCTCGTTCTTTGCAACTCAGCTTTTCGGCCAGCGCCAAATGGAAAAACTGGGCCGTGGTGTAATTGCAGTAAGGCAAAATAATGATTCAGTTTATGTAGGTTGGCGGATGTTGGGTGCCGATGCCGATGAAATTGCTTTTAACTTATACCGCAAATCAGGGAATAATGAAGCCATAAAACTCAATCACGATCCCATTACCAGGAGCACTAATTTTGTTGATGCAGGAGTTAAATTCGATCTTCCAAACAGCTATTTTGTAAAACCGATTTTAAAAGGCATTGAATTAGAAGCCAGTAAACCTTTCAGGTTGCCAGCCAAATCACCTATTCAGCAATATTTAACGATTCCTTTAAAAACACCAGCAGGTTACACGCCTAATGATGCTTCAGTAGGCGATTTAGATGGAGATGGTGAATATGAAATTGTATTGCATCAAACTGGCCGGAGCAAGGATAACTCATCAAACGGTATTACTGATCCACCAATTTTTCAGGCTTATAAATTAGATGGAACTTTTTTGTGGGAGATTAATTTAGGGAAAAACATCCGCGAAGGTGCCCATTATACTCAATTTATGGTGTATGATCTGGATGGCGATGGCATTGCCGAAATGGTATGTAAAACTGCTGACGGAACAATAGATGGCAAAGGAAAAGTAATTGGCGATGCGACTAAATATTGGCGCAACGCGAACGGTAAAATACTGGATGGTCCTGAATTTTTAACTGTGTTTAGCGGAAAAACCGGAGAGGCTTTGGCCACAACAGATTATATTCCTGCCCGTGGCAATATTGGCGCCTGGGGAGGCAAAGGCGGAAACGGGAAAAACGATAATTCTGGTAACCGGGTAGATCGGTTTAATGCCTGCGTGGCCTATTTAGATGGTATTCATCCAAGTGTAGTGATGTGCAGAGGTTACTACGGCAGAACGGTTTTGGCGGCCTGGGACTGGCGCAATGGTAAACTAATTTCACGATGGGTATTTGATAGTAAAGACGCTAAAAATGCATTTTCGGGTCAAGGGAACCACAATCTTACGGTTGCAGATGTAGATGGCGATGGAAAAGACGAAATTATTTACGGTTCGATGTGTGTGGATGATAATGGGAAAGGATTATATACCACAGGATTGAGGCATGGTGATGCCATTCATGTTTCAGATCTTGATCCTGAACACCCTGGTTTGGAAGTTTTTGGTATTCATGAAATAGAAGAAGGTACAAAAGGGCCTGGTGTGGCCGTTTACGATGCGAAAACCGGCAAAATATTATGGAAAGGATCACCCGACGAGGATGTAGGCCGGGGAGTGGCCGATAATATTGACAATAGCCGTTTCGGTGCACAGATGTGGTGGTCAGGATCGAACGGATTATATGATATAAAAGGCAATAGAATTGGGGATCAGCCAAGATCAACTAATTTTTTGATTTATTGGGACGGTGATTTATCCAGAGAACTTTTAGATGCAAACCACATTGATAAATACAATGGCGGCAGGCTTTTTACGGCTGATGGAGCTGTTGCTAACAACGGAACCAAATCTACACCAGCATTAAGTGCCGATATTTTTGGCGATTGGCGTGAAGAGCTGATCTTAAGGTCGTATGATAACCAAAGTTTACGCATTTATACCACCACAATACCAACAGCACACCGTAATTATACTTTAATGCACGATCCGCAGTACCGTTTAAGTATCGCCTGGCAAAATGATGGCTACAACCAACCGCCACATACCGGCTTTTATTTCGGCTTCGGAATGAAGAAAGCACCAAAACCCAATATCACACTTGTAGAACCCCAAAAATAA
- a CDS encoding alpha-L-arabinofuranosidase C-terminal domain-containing protein has translation MKLNYPVKSVFSACIAYAIGIGYTTEVQAQTVKVIKVKTDHSIAKVQPNMWGVFFEDINFGADGGIYAELIKNRSFEFAKPLMGWTIQRKKQQEGEILVVNRKEVNTANPRYLQVKKQTDDFELVNEGFKGIGVKKGLRYDFSLMYRQSTPGVKLVLLLKDANNKIIGQGSLTPDQTGSDWKKQSASFTATETVPKAKFSILFQGKGNIDLDMISLFPGDTWKNRPQGLRADMVQLLADMKPGFIRFPGGCIVEGTDLANRYQWKKTIGPIENRQLIINRWNTEFANRSAPDYYQSFGLGFFEYFQLAEDIGSDALPILNCGMACQFNTAEVASLDELDPYVQDALDLIEFANGDVTTKWGKMRADLGHPKPFNLKMMGVGNENWGPQYLERLAIFTKAIKAKYPDFKLINSSGTDPEGDRFNLLNTTLRSNNADFIDEHYYRSADWFLKNAGRYDNYPRNGSKVFVGEYAVHADNSIVGSNRNNWQSALASASLMTGLERNADVVQMASYAPLFANIDAWQWAPDMIWVDNLKSYGTPDYYVQKQFSNNKGTDVIAITLDEKNIIGQDGLYASAVTDQAKKELIIKIANNSDQSQNIDFDLEGKIKLQNKATNEEIANSNLKQVNSFENPEAVSPKKSTINLKGKKLSIALKPYSFNVIKIPFNQ, from the coding sequence ATGAAATTAAATTACCCTGTAAAAAGTGTGTTTTCGGCATGCATAGCGTATGCAATTGGAATTGGCTATACTACAGAAGTGCAGGCACAAACTGTAAAAGTGATCAAAGTTAAAACAGACCATTCTATTGCCAAAGTGCAACCGAATATGTGGGGTGTTTTTTTCGAGGATATTAATTTTGGCGCCGATGGAGGCATTTATGCCGAACTCATCAAAAACCGCTCTTTCGAATTTGCAAAACCGCTAATGGGCTGGACGATCCAGCGGAAAAAACAGCAAGAAGGCGAAATACTAGTGGTAAACCGCAAAGAGGTAAACACCGCCAATCCCAGATATTTACAAGTAAAAAAACAAACCGACGATTTTGAGCTCGTAAATGAAGGATTTAAAGGTATCGGTGTAAAAAAAGGATTACGCTACGATTTTTCATTGATGTACCGCCAATCAACTCCGGGAGTTAAACTCGTGTTGTTGTTAAAAGATGCGAACAATAAAATTATTGGACAAGGAAGTTTAACACCTGATCAAACTGGTAGCGACTGGAAAAAACAATCAGCAAGTTTTACCGCTACTGAAACCGTTCCAAAAGCGAAATTCTCCATTCTGTTTCAAGGAAAGGGAAACATTGATCTGGACATGATTAGCCTTTTCCCTGGCGATACCTGGAAAAACCGTCCACAAGGATTAAGGGCAGATATGGTGCAGTTATTGGCTGATATGAAACCCGGTTTTATCCGTTTCCCTGGTGGATGTATTGTAGAAGGAACCGATCTGGCCAACCGCTACCAGTGGAAAAAAACTATTGGTCCGATTGAAAACAGACAACTGATTATTAACCGCTGGAATACTGAATTCGCAAATCGTTCAGCACCAGATTATTACCAGAGCTTTGGTTTAGGCTTTTTCGAATATTTCCAACTGGCAGAAGATATAGGCTCAGATGCCTTGCCGATATTAAATTGCGGTATGGCTTGTCAGTTTAACACTGCAGAAGTAGCTTCACTTGACGAACTGGATCCTTATGTACAGGATGCGCTAGACCTGATCGAGTTTGCCAATGGCGATGTAACTACCAAATGGGGAAAAATGAGGGCAGATCTTGGTCATCCAAAACCTTTCAATTTAAAAATGATGGGGGTTGGCAACGAAAACTGGGGCCCACAATACCTGGAAAGGTTAGCCATTTTCACTAAAGCCATCAAGGCAAAATATCCTGACTTTAAACTGATCAACAGCTCGGGAACCGATCCTGAAGGCGATCGCTTTAACTTATTGAATACTACTTTAAGAAGCAATAATGCAGACTTTATTGATGAACACTATTACCGCTCTGCCGATTGGTTTTTAAAAAATGCCGGACGTTATGATAACTACCCAAGAAACGGATCGAAGGTTTTTGTTGGCGAATATGCAGTACATGCAGACAATAGTATAGTTGGAAGTAACCGAAATAACTGGCAAAGTGCACTGGCTTCGGCTTCCTTAATGACAGGTTTGGAGCGCAATGCGGATGTGGTACAAATGGCCTCTTATGCCCCGCTTTTCGCTAATATTGATGCCTGGCAGTGGGCACCCGATATGATTTGGGTAGATAACCTGAAATCGTACGGAACACCTGACTATTATGTACAGAAACAGTTTTCTAACAATAAGGGAACGGATGTAATTGCAATTACGCTTGACGAGAAGAACATTATCGGTCAGGATGGCCTTTATGCTTCTGCGGTAACCGATCAGGCAAAAAAAGAACTGATCATTAAAATCGCCAACAACTCCGATCAATCGCAGAACATTGATTTTGACCTGGAAGGAAAAATAAAATTACAAAATAAGGCCACTAATGAGGAAATAGCGAACAGCAACCTTAAACAGGTTAATTCTTTCGAAAATCCTGAAGCGGTAAGCCCGAAAAAAAGCACAATTAACCTAAAAGGCAAAAAATTAAGCATCGCGTTGAAACCTTACTCTTTTAACGTGATCAAAATCCCATTTAACCAATAG
- a CDS encoding rhamnogalacturonan acetylesterase: MKSTKYLPLILLTAFLVFSSCIILKQQKKPTLFLIGDSTVKNGKGKGDGALWGWGSFIGDLFNSEKINVENDALGGTSSRTFQTNGLWDAVLAKVKKGDFVMMQFGHNDSSPLDDTARARGTIKGIGMESKEIYNPIKKKQEVVYTYGWYLRKFISDIKAKGATPIVCSPIPRNPVKDDAVVLANDSYASWAEEVAKAEKVDFIPLNQIIKDKYAALSATEVKTFFTEKDHTHTNEAGAKLNAAAVVEGLNKLRHNKLNSYLK, encoded by the coding sequence ATGAAATCGACTAAATACCTACCCCTCATTCTCTTAACTGCTTTTCTTGTTTTTTCTTCTTGTATCATCTTAAAACAACAGAAAAAACCAACTTTATTCCTCATTGGCGATTCGACCGTTAAAAACGGGAAAGGAAAAGGCGACGGCGCTTTATGGGGCTGGGGAAGTTTTATCGGAGATTTATTCAACAGTGAAAAAATCAATGTCGAAAACGATGCACTTGGCGGTACCAGCAGTCGTACTTTCCAAACCAATGGTTTGTGGGATGCTGTTTTGGCAAAAGTAAAAAAAGGCGATTTCGTGATGATGCAGTTTGGCCATAACGATAGCAGCCCGTTAGACGATACTGCCCGTGCCCGTGGTACCATAAAAGGTATCGGAATGGAAAGTAAAGAAATTTATAACCCGATTAAGAAAAAGCAGGAAGTGGTTTATACTTATGGCTGGTACCTGCGCAAATTCATCAGCGATATTAAAGCAAAAGGCGCAACACCTATTGTTTGCTCACCAATTCCACGCAATCCGGTTAAAGATGATGCTGTAGTTTTAGCCAACGACAGTTATGCCAGCTGGGCAGAAGAAGTTGCAAAAGCCGAAAAAGTCGATTTTATTCCATTGAACCAAATTATTAAAGATAAATATGCCGCTTTAAGTGCAACTGAGGTAAAGACATTTTTTACCGAGAAAGACCATACGCATACCAATGAGGCAGGAGCGAAGTTAAATGCAGCTGCTGTTGTAGAAGGCCTGAATAAATTAAGACACAATAAATTGAATAGCTACCTGAAATAA
- a CDS encoding rhamnogalacturonan acetylesterase has translation MKKYSFILAGMIIIICSAAFIAQHKPVLHIIGDSTVRNLNKETWGWGTPIASLFDSTRIDVENNAMAGRSTRTFLSEGRWEKVLETLKPGDFVTMQFGHNDGSVPDTTKVGRRGVLKGTGEETKVLTWPDGQVETVHTYGWYIRKFVRETKAKGATPIVLSMIPRNIFKDGKVVRANNDFGKWAAEVAKEENACFVDLNKITADKYDALGPDKVKLYFPGDHTHTNLEGAKVNAASVVEGIKELKDCDLKKYLL, from the coding sequence ATGAAAAAATATAGCTTTATCCTGGCAGGAATGATCATCATTATTTGTTCTGCTGCCTTTATCGCTCAACATAAGCCCGTTTTGCATATCATTGGTGATTCTACTGTCCGTAATTTGAACAAAGAAACCTGGGGCTGGGGAACACCGATTGCTTCTCTTTTTGATAGCACCAGGATTGATGTAGAAAATAACGCTATGGCCGGAAGGAGCACGCGGACTTTTTTATCGGAAGGCAGGTGGGAGAAGGTTCTGGAAACACTAAAGCCAGGCGATTTCGTTACCATGCAGTTCGGACACAACGACGGAAGCGTACCTGATACTACAAAAGTCGGAAGAAGAGGTGTGTTAAAAGGAACCGGCGAAGAAACCAAAGTATTAACCTGGCCGGATGGACAGGTAGAAACGGTGCATACCTATGGCTGGTATATCCGCAAATTTGTACGCGAAACCAAGGCAAAAGGCGCCACACCAATTGTACTTTCCATGATCCCAAGGAACATTTTTAAAGATGGCAAAGTGGTTCGAGCCAATAACGATTTTGGAAAATGGGCCGCTGAAGTTGCCAAAGAAGAAAATGCCTGTTTCGTTGATCTGAATAAAATAACAGCCGATAAATATGACGCGCTCGGTCCCGATAAGGTAAAACTGTATTTTCCAGGCGACCATACCCATACCAATTTAGAAGGTGCTAAAGTTAACGCTGCCTCTGTTGTAGAAGGAATTAAAGAATTAAAAGACTGTGATTTGAAAAAGTATTTGCTTTAA